In a genomic window of Homalodisca vitripennis isolate AUS2020 unplaced genomic scaffold, UT_GWSS_2.1 ScUCBcl_426;HRSCAF=2389, whole genome shotgun sequence:
- the LOC124370677 gene encoding dual specificity protein phosphatase CDC14AB-like: MSEIIPNRLYFITIKNKIPRDTKATHFFSTDEDSDTAQSLTLAKIANYLKQVNSKLSSPDLNSRAIVHFTSGSELRRRNAVVCIGAYSIIYLGATPAEAVEKTRWAYLIRSQ, encoded by the coding sequence ATGTCTGAAATAATTCCAAACAGACTTTACttcataacaattaaaaataagatcCCTCGCGATACAAAGGCAACCCATTTCTTCTCGACGGACGAAGATTCTGACACCGCTCAGTCGCTGACACTGGCCAAGATTGCAAACTACCTCAAGCAGGTAAACTCCAAACTGTCCTCTCCTGATCTCAACTCCAGAGCAATCGTCCACTTCACATCGGGCAGCGAGTTGAGACGACGCAACGCTGTGGTTTGTATCGGAGCGTACTCAATTATCTACTTGGGAGCTACTCCAGCAGAAGCAGTTGAAAAAACTCGCTGGGCATACCTCATCCGGTCTCAATAG